The genomic DNA TAAAAGTGGCAAAGGGGAATGACAAATGGATATTTATGATAAAATAAATGATTTATATGATAAAAAAAGAACAATTGAACTCGGTGGTGGGGACGAGCGAATTGAGAAGCAGCATGAAAAGGGGAAACTGACAGCACGAGAGCGAATTGATTTACTGCTGGACCCAGACACATTTGTTGAATTAAATCCATTTGTGACGCATCGGACGCGTGATTTTGGAATGGATGAGTTAGAAGGACCTGGAGACGGTGTGGTCACGGGCTACGGGAAAATCGAAGGCAGACCAGTCTATTTATTCTCACAAGATTTTACTGTTTTTGGTGGTGCACTTGGGGAAATGCACGCGATGAAAATTGCTAATGTGATGGATTTGGCTGCGAAAAATGGTGCACCGTTTATTGGATTGAATGACTCAGGTGGAGCACGTATTCAAGAAGGTGTTGTTTCGCTGGATGGTTACGGAGAAATCTTTTACCGCAATGCCATCTATTCAGGTGTCATTCCACAAATCTCCGTTATTCTTGGACCTTGTGCGGGTGGAGCTGTGTATTCACCAGCCATTACAGATTTCGTATTTATGACAGATGAAACGAGTCAAATGTTTATCACGGGGCCGAAAGTAATCGAAACGGTGACAGGAGAAAAAATTTCATCTGAAAATTTAGGTGGTTCCAAAGTCCATAACGCGATTAGTGGAAACGCACACTTCCGTGGACAAGATGAAAAAACCGTGCTTGGCGATGTGCGAAAATTACTTGCGTATCTCCCGCAAAATAACGAAGAAAAACCACCTGTTGCAACGTACGATGACAAAGACGATTACCGTGAAAACTTGGCAGATGTTGTGCCCTATGAGACAATACGTCCTTATGACATTCGAAAAGTCATTGAACAAGTTGTGGATACGGACTCATTCATGGAAGTGCAAGCCGAATTTGCCAAAAATGCAGTGGTAGGTCTTGCACGTATGAAAGGTGAAACGGTTGGTCTTATTTGTAATCAACCGAAAGTAATGGCGGGCGGGCTCGACATTGATTCGTCTGACAAAATTGCTCGTTTCATCAGATTCTGTGACTCTTTCAACATTCCACTTATTACGTTTGAAGATGTAACGGGCTTCTTCCCAGGTATTAAACAAGAGCATGGTGGTATTATTCGACATGGTGCGAAAATCTTATATGCTTATTCAGAAGCGACTGTGCCAAAAATGACGGTTATCCTTCGTAAAGCGTTTGGTGGCGCTTACGTTGCGCTAAATTCAAAGTCGATTGGGGCAGATGTCGTCTATGCATGGCCAAACGCGGAAATCGCAGTGATGGGAGCAGAAGGTGCGGCAAATATTATCTTTGCACGCGATATTGCCAACAGTGATAATCCGGATGCAACACGTGCGGAAAAAATCGAGGAGTATCGTGAAAAATTCTCGAACCCTTATGTTGCAGCTTCGCACGGCATGGTCGATGATGTCATCGATCCACGTGATACGCGCATTAAATTGCTACAAGCGCTTGATATGATGCGCAATAAAAAAGAAACAAGACCAAAGAAGAAACACGGGAATATCCCGCTATAAGGAGATTTTTAGGTATGAATAAACAACGGCTACTAGATGAGTTTATGGAACTTGTCCAAATTGACTCAGAAACAAAAGACGAACGCTATATTGCTGATATTTTGACAGCGAAAATGACAGCGCTTGGATTCGATGTGGAGGAAGACGATTCGGACGATCGCAGTGGCCATGGTGCGGGAAATCTCATCGCGACACTACAAGCAACTGCAACAGGAATTGATCCAATCTATTTCACTTGTCATATGGATACGGTTGTTCCGGGCAAGGGCATTAAGCCAGAGCTACATGATGATGGCTATATCTATTCGGATGGAACAACAATCCTTGGTGCTGATGATAAAGCGGGTATTGCTGCGTTATTTGAAATGGCACGCACATTGAAAGAAAGCGGGCAGCCGCATGGTGAGATTCAATTCATCATTACAGCGGGTGAAGAAAGTGGACTTGCAGGTGCGAAAGAGATGGATGCATCATTAATTACGGCGAAGTACGGCTATGCAGTAGACAGTGATGGGAAAGTTGGCGGTATCGTGACTGCTGCCCCTCATCAAGCTAAATTGCGGACGACGATTCATGGTAAAACAGCGCATGCGGGCGTCGCGCCTGAAAAAGGTGTTTCCGCTATTAATATAGCAGCAAAATCGATTTCTGCTATGTCACTTGGACGAATTGACTCAGAAACGACAGCGAATATTGGGCGCTTTGAAGGTGGACAAGCAACGAATATCGTTTGTGATGAAGTCCATATTTTAGCTGAAGCACGTTCGATTGATCCTGATAAGCTACAAGAACAAATCGACCATATGGTACGGACATATGAGCGTACTGCTGAACTAATGGGTGGCAAAGCGAAAACGGATGTTCAAATTATGTATCCGGGCTTTCGTTTTGCTGAGGACGCGGAAGTCGTTCAAACAGCAATTCAGGCTATTCGCAATATTGGACGGACACCAGAGCTGATGACAAGTGGCGGCGGAAGTGATGGCAACATCTTTAACGGTGCTGGTATCCCAACGGTGACATTGTCTGTCGGCTACGAAGAAATTCATACGAAAAATGAACGAATGCCTGTTGAAGAGTTAAACAAGCTTGCTGAATTATTGCTTGAAATTGTCCGTGTAACAGCTTCTGTTCGCAAGGAGGACTAATTTATGAGTGATTTGAAAGCGGTCGTAGTCCAGTGTGGTAACGAGGATTATGCGATTCCTGTGGAAGCAGTTGTGTCCATTGAGCGCTTGGAGCAAGTCAATCCAATTCCTCATTTGCCGGATTATATGCTCGGATTAATGCGCATCCGCGGAGAACTCGTTCCAATTTTGGATTTTGAACAGATTTTATATGGAAGAAGTGCGAAAGGGTACGAGGATGCACGTGTGGTTGTTGTACAGACGGAAAGCTTATTCATCGGATTGCTCGTTCTTGATGCAAAAGAAATTCTCGATATTCCAGAAAGTATGATGACATCTGCTGGACTGATGGCGTATTCAAGAACGCCATATTTTACGACGGTTGCCAATTTGGAAGATCGGATGATTACGGTTGTGGATCCTGAGATTTTATCGAAAACATTGGCTGGTATGGATGCGATTGGAGAATTTGTCGCGGCACAACTGGCACAAGAACAATAATGCGAAAACCGGGCAGTGTTATCTGTCCGGTTTTTGCATTATACTTATCAAAAGAGGAGAATCTTTGAGGGAGGGACAGGTCATGGCGATAAAGGGGAAATCGCAGGCGAAAGTGATTTTGCATCTTGATATGAACAGTTTTTTTGCCTCGGTCGAACAGGCGCATGACCCTTCTTTAAAGGGAATTCCGATGGCGGTTGCGGGCAACCCTAAAGAGAGGCGAGGCATTCTAGTTACTTGTTCGTATGAAGCACGAGCGTATGGTGTTTACACAACGATGACAGTTGGTGAGGCAAAGCGGCTTTGTCCAGAACTTGTCGTTGTCCCGCCCGATTTTGAAAAATACCATTTGGCCTCTGTGGCGGTATTTGATTTGTTGCGTTCGTATACGGACCTTGTGGAGCCTGTGTCGATTGATGAAGCGTATATCGATATTACGGCTATTGGTGGCTTAACAAATGCAGTGAACATCGCAACGGATATGCAACAGCGAATTTTGCGGGAACTCGATTTGCCTTGTTCCATCGGTATTGCACCGAATAAGTTTCTAGCGAAAACAGCATCTGATATGAAAAAGCCAATGGGCATCACCATTTTAAGGAAGCGTGAAATTGAATCGATTTTATGGCCGTTGCCGGTTATTGAGATGCATGGTATTGGAAAAAGTACGGAGAAAAAGATGCATACGCTTGGTATTTATACAATTGGTGATCTGGCAGTAGTGGAAGAAGCAGTTATCAAATCACTACTTGGCAAAAATGGTTTGAGGCTACAGCAACGAGCGAATGGGGTCGATTATCGTCCCGTAGATCCTGAGGCAGCAGAAGAACGAAAAAGTGTTGGTAGTTCAACGACGTTGCCTGTAGATGAAACCGATCTTGCAGCTTGTTTAAACATATTTAATAAGCTTGCATCAAATGTCGCAAAGCGGCTTGAGAAAAGGCAGTTAGCAGGAACGGTTGTCACGATTCAAATTCGCACGTCCGATTGGCGCAATCAGACACGTAGTCGCTCTGTAGTCAACCCACTTTATAAGGAGCAGGCGATTCACAAAGAAGCCGTGAGTTTGTTCAAAAAGCATTGGGATGGAGAACCTATTCGCCTGTTGGGTATTACGGTATCAAATGTCATTCCGATGAATGAATTGCACGAACAGCTGTCATTTTATAATTTTGAAAAACATGCTAAGGAAGAGACGAT from Sporosarcina sp. FSL K6-1522 includes the following:
- a CDS encoding carboxyl transferase domain-containing protein, which codes for MDIYDKINDLYDKKRTIELGGGDERIEKQHEKGKLTARERIDLLLDPDTFVELNPFVTHRTRDFGMDELEGPGDGVVTGYGKIEGRPVYLFSQDFTVFGGALGEMHAMKIANVMDLAAKNGAPFIGLNDSGGARIQEGVVSLDGYGEIFYRNAIYSGVIPQISVILGPCAGGAVYSPAITDFVFMTDETSQMFITGPKVIETVTGEKISSENLGGSKVHNAISGNAHFRGQDEKTVLGDVRKLLAYLPQNNEEKPPVATYDDKDDYRENLADVVPYETIRPYDIRKVIEQVVDTDSFMEVQAEFAKNAVVGLARMKGETVGLICNQPKVMAGGLDIDSSDKIARFIRFCDSFNIPLITFEDVTGFFPGIKQEHGGIIRHGAKILYAYSEATVPKMTVILRKAFGGAYVALNSKSIGADVVYAWPNAEIAVMGAEGAANIIFARDIANSDNPDATRAEKIEEYREKFSNPYVAASHGMVDDVIDPRDTRIKLLQALDMMRNKKETRPKKKHGNIPL
- a CDS encoding M20/M25/M40 family metallo-hydrolase, which gives rise to MNKQRLLDEFMELVQIDSETKDERYIADILTAKMTALGFDVEEDDSDDRSGHGAGNLIATLQATATGIDPIYFTCHMDTVVPGKGIKPELHDDGYIYSDGTTILGADDKAGIAALFEMARTLKESGQPHGEIQFIITAGEESGLAGAKEMDASLITAKYGYAVDSDGKVGGIVTAAPHQAKLRTTIHGKTAHAGVAPEKGVSAINIAAKSISAMSLGRIDSETTANIGRFEGGQATNIVCDEVHILAEARSIDPDKLQEQIDHMVRTYERTAELMGGKAKTDVQIMYPGFRFAEDAEVVQTAIQAIRNIGRTPELMTSGGGSDGNIFNGAGIPTVTLSVGYEEIHTKNERMPVEELNKLAELLLEIVRVTASVRKED
- a CDS encoding chemotaxis protein CheW gives rise to the protein MSDLKAVVVQCGNEDYAIPVEAVVSIERLEQVNPIPHLPDYMLGLMRIRGELVPILDFEQILYGRSAKGYEDARVVVVQTESLFIGLLVLDAKEILDIPESMMTSAGLMAYSRTPYFTTVANLEDRMITVVDPEILSKTLAGMDAIGEFVAAQLAQEQ
- a CDS encoding DNA polymerase IV produces the protein MAIKGKSQAKVILHLDMNSFFASVEQAHDPSLKGIPMAVAGNPKERRGILVTCSYEARAYGVYTTMTVGEAKRLCPELVVVPPDFEKYHLASVAVFDLLRSYTDLVEPVSIDEAYIDITAIGGLTNAVNIATDMQQRILRELDLPCSIGIAPNKFLAKTASDMKKPMGITILRKREIESILWPLPVIEMHGIGKSTEKKMHTLGIYTIGDLAVVEEAVIKSLLGKNGLRLQQRANGVDYRPVDPEAAEERKSVGSSTTLPVDETDLAACLNIFNKLASNVAKRLEKRQLAGTVVTIQIRTSDWRNQTRSRSVVNPLYKEQAIHKEAVSLFKKHWDGEPIRLLGITVSNVIPMNELHEQLSFYNFEKHAKEETMDSLLAQLEQKFGPGSVKRGNK